Proteins from a genomic interval of Kitasatospora kifunensis:
- a CDS encoding DUF6114 domain-containing protein, with translation MTDDLSAGAAPPPPAVARPESGAEPDVQPEPDAVAAAEATAADPPTAELPAVAEPTNPAEPTNPADPAVPLQPRRSFKAWRGRRPFWGGLLVTLAGAEILVTEKAPLPVVLHVGIEGLAGYLVPTIMLLCGLLLLFSPAQRLFYSVLAMLLTLATWITSNLGGFLLGMLLGLIGSSLAFGWAPEQPARRKLFRRGHSVST, from the coding sequence ATGACGGACGACCTCTCGGCGGGGGCAGCGCCGCCCCCGCCGGCGGTTGCACGGCCGGAGTCGGGCGCGGAGCCGGACGTACAGCCGGAGCCGGACGCGGTAGCAGCCGCCGAGGCGACGGCTGCCGACCCGCCGACCGCCGAACTCCCCGCGGTGGCCGAGCCAACCAACCCGGCCGAGCCAACCAACCCGGCCGACCCGGCCGTACCGCTGCAACCGCGCCGCTCGTTCAAGGCCTGGCGCGGACGCCGGCCGTTCTGGGGCGGGCTGCTGGTCACCCTGGCGGGCGCCGAGATCCTGGTCACCGAGAAGGCGCCACTGCCGGTGGTCCTGCATGTCGGCATCGAGGGCCTGGCGGGCTACCTGGTCCCGACGATCATGCTGCTCTGCGGCCTGCTGCTGCTCTTCAGTCCCGCCCAGCGGCTCTTCTACTCGGTGCTCGCGATGCTGCTCACGCTGGCCACCTGGATCACCTCCAACCTGGGCGGCTTCCTGCTGGGCATGCTGCTGGGCCTGATCGGGAGCAGCCTGGCCTTCGGCTGGGCCCCTGAGCAGCCGGCTCGCCGCAAGCTCTTCCGCCGAGGCCACTCGGTGTCCACCTAG
- a CDS encoding LysE family translocator, translating into MDTHLLLLFLGVDLLLVCTPGPDWLYVVARSLGQGRRTGLTAVAGICAGYAVHTLLAAAGLAAALRAIPAALPALRYVGAAYLVLIAINMLRAARRGTPALAAAATDRSKASVLRQSLLTALLNPKGLLLYLSLIPQFIAPHAALPVGGQVAVLGALNVLACAGIYGAVALLAGRAGGSLTSTEQGARRVSTASAVLLLAVAAVTATA; encoded by the coding sequence ATGGACACGCACCTGCTCCTGCTCTTCCTCGGCGTCGATCTGCTGCTCGTCTGCACCCCCGGGCCCGACTGGCTCTACGTGGTCGCCCGCAGCCTCGGCCAGGGCCGCCGCACCGGTCTGACCGCAGTGGCCGGCATCTGCGCCGGCTACGCCGTGCACACCCTGCTCGCGGCCGCCGGGCTGGCCGCCGCGCTGCGTGCGATTCCCGCGGCGCTGCCCGCGCTGCGTTACGTCGGCGCCGCCTACCTGGTGCTGATCGCGATCAACATGCTGCGTGCCGCCCGCCGTGGCACCCCCGCGCTGGCCGCGGCCGCCACCGACCGATCGAAGGCCTCGGTGCTGCGGCAGAGCCTGCTGACCGCACTGCTCAACCCCAAGGGCCTGCTGCTCTACCTCTCGCTGATCCCGCAGTTCATCGCCCCGCACGCCGCACTGCCGGTCGGCGGTCAGGTGGCCGTGCTGGGCGCGCTCAACGTGCTGGCCTGCGCGGGGATATACGGCGCGGTGGCGCTGCTGGCCGGGCGCGCCGGCGGCTCGCTGACCAGCACCGAGCAGGGTGCCCGCCGGGTCTCCACCGCCTCGGCCGTGCTGCTCCTCGCGGTGGCCGCCGTTACCGCAACCGCCTAG
- a CDS encoding Lrp/AsnC family transcriptional regulator: MDRIDRRILRELQQDGRLSNAELAERVGLTPSPCLRRVRQLEQDGVIRGYRALLDGAALGLGFQAFVTVVMRQEDKPTVTEFERQVAALPEVVEAHRLFGDPDYLLRIAVADLAAYERFHTDVLCGLPGIAQVNSHLPLKLVRPDEGIPTGA, translated from the coding sequence ATGGACCGCATTGACCGCAGAATCTTGCGCGAACTCCAACAGGACGGGCGCCTGAGCAACGCCGAGCTGGCCGAACGGGTCGGCCTGACCCCCTCACCCTGCCTGCGCCGGGTGCGCCAGCTGGAGCAGGACGGCGTCATCCGCGGCTACCGCGCCCTGCTGGACGGGGCGGCGCTCGGCCTCGGCTTCCAGGCCTTCGTGACCGTGGTGATGCGCCAGGAGGACAAGCCGACGGTCACCGAGTTCGAGCGCCAGGTGGCGGCCCTGCCCGAGGTGGTGGAGGCGCACCGGCTCTTCGGCGACCCGGACTACCTGCTCCGGATCGCCGTGGCCGACCTGGCCGCCTACGAGCGCTTCCACACCGACGTGCTCTGCGGGCTGCCCGGGATCGCCCAGGTCAACTCGCACCTGCCGCTCAAGCTGGTCCGCCCGGACGAGGGCATCCCGACCGGGGCATAG
- the glmS gene encoding glutamine--fructose-6-phosphate transaminase (isomerizing): MCGIVAYIGPKDATPFLLEGLQRLEYRGYDSAGVAVTGKGGGLKVRKAKGRVADLAAAVPARFKGGTGIGHTRWATHGEPSDANAHPHLDNAGRIAVVHNGIIENADQLREKLIAEGAVFSSETDTEVLVHLIAAHRAEGTDLEEAVRAALALVVGTYGIAVVDAEQPDRIVVARNGSPIVLGIGEKEMFVASDVAALVRYTRQVVHLEDGELAVIRSDGFTTFTEDARPTTRQPSTVDWEIDSYDTAGHSHFLIKEIHEQPAAVERTLSGRLNERFATAHLGGLNMDARELRDIRRVKIIGCGSAYYAGQMGAQLIEELARIPADSEPASEFRYRNPVIEADTLYVAVSQSGETYDTLAAVQEVKRKGGRVLGVVNTVGSAIARACDGGIYLHAGPEISVASTKAFTSTVIAFALLALHFGRINDLSPADGRRIVEGLKALPEQIREILGKEKEIADLAAEYADCQGMMFIGRVRGYPVAREGAQKLKEISYVHAEAYPASELKHGPLALISPELPTVALVPDDELLDKNLTTLGEIRARAGRVLAIAHRAPDAKFANHTVLVPKNEPELDPLLLNIPLQLLAYHAAVALERDVDKPRNLAKSVTVE; encoded by the coding sequence ATGTGCGGAATCGTTGCCTACATCGGCCCCAAGGACGCCACCCCGTTCCTGCTCGAAGGTCTGCAGCGCCTGGAGTACCGCGGCTATGACTCGGCAGGCGTCGCCGTCACCGGCAAGGGCGGCGGCCTGAAGGTCCGCAAGGCCAAGGGGCGGGTCGCCGACCTCGCCGCCGCCGTGCCGGCCCGGTTCAAGGGCGGCACCGGCATCGGCCACACCCGCTGGGCCACCCACGGCGAGCCGAGCGACGCCAACGCCCACCCGCACCTGGACAACGCGGGCCGGATCGCGGTCGTGCACAACGGCATCATCGAGAACGCCGACCAGCTGCGCGAGAAGCTGATCGCCGAGGGTGCCGTCTTCTCCTCGGAGACCGACACCGAGGTGCTGGTCCACCTGATCGCCGCGCACCGGGCGGAGGGCACCGACCTGGAGGAGGCGGTGCGCGCCGCGCTCGCCCTGGTGGTCGGCACCTACGGCATCGCCGTGGTCGACGCCGAGCAGCCCGACCGGATCGTGGTGGCCCGCAACGGCAGCCCGATCGTGCTCGGCATCGGCGAGAAGGAGATGTTCGTCGCCTCGGACGTTGCCGCGCTGGTCCGCTACACCCGCCAGGTGGTGCACCTGGAGGACGGCGAGCTGGCGGTGATCCGCTCCGATGGCTTCACCACCTTCACCGAGGACGCGCGTCCGACGACCCGTCAACCCTCCACCGTGGACTGGGAGATCGACTCCTACGACACCGCCGGGCACTCGCACTTCCTGATCAAGGAGATCCACGAGCAGCCCGCCGCCGTCGAGCGCACCCTCAGCGGCCGGTTGAACGAGCGCTTCGCCACCGCGCACCTGGGCGGCCTCAACATGGACGCCCGCGAGCTGCGCGACATCCGCCGGGTGAAGATCATCGGCTGCGGATCCGCCTACTACGCCGGGCAGATGGGCGCCCAGCTGATCGAGGAGCTGGCCCGGATCCCGGCCGACAGCGAGCCGGCCTCCGAGTTCCGCTACCGCAACCCGGTGATCGAGGCCGACACCCTCTACGTCGCGGTCAGCCAGTCCGGCGAGACCTACGACACGCTGGCCGCCGTCCAGGAGGTCAAGCGCAAGGGCGGGCGGGTGCTCGGCGTGGTCAACACCGTGGGCAGCGCGATCGCCCGCGCCTGCGACGGCGGCATCTACCTGCACGCGGGCCCGGAGATCTCGGTGGCCTCCACCAAGGCCTTCACCTCCACCGTGATCGCCTTCGCCCTGCTGGCCCTGCACTTCGGCCGGATCAACGACCTCTCGCCGGCCGACGGGCGCCGGATCGTCGAGGGTCTGAAGGCGCTGCCGGAGCAGATCCGCGAGATCCTCGGAAAGGAGAAGGAGATCGCCGACCTGGCCGCCGAGTACGCCGACTGCCAGGGCATGATGTTCATCGGCCGGGTGCGCGGCTATCCGGTGGCCCGGGAGGGCGCGCAGAAGCTGAAGGAGATCAGCTACGTGCACGCCGAGGCCTACCCGGCCAGCGAGCTCAAGCACGGTCCGCTGGCCCTGATCAGCCCCGAACTGCCCACCGTGGCACTGGTTCCGGACGACGAGCTGCTCGACAAGAACCTCACCACGCTGGGCGAGATCCGGGCCCGGGCCGGGCGGGTGCTGGCCATCGCCCACCGGGCTCCGGACGCCAAGTTCGCCAACCACACCGTGCTGGTCCCCAAGAACGAGCCCGAGCTCGACCCGCTGCTGCTCAACATCCCGCTCCAGCTGCTCGCCTACCACGCGGCGGTGGCCCTGGAGCGCGACGTCGACAAGCCGCGCAACCTGGCCAAGTCGGTCACCGTGGAGTAA
- a CDS encoding putative bifunctional diguanylate cyclase/phosphodiesterase, with amino-acid sequence MSAPPPEGDRGPAAGSTGPEQWGLDPEQWSLLLNSSQGAAMHPGALSRLVDRVIELLRCAQRAEPLDTGAAAEAGALLVESHFTDPELLSKAIVLLADGQAHRRGAELCGAFAAGWAAALRERTLQEQEAIRLAADTARREAERALRESEARFRALFESAAIGIGIGDVEGNILAVNKALQNIFGARPEDMQGRRVNDLVHPEDTPGVWEAYEELVSGKIEHFSIDKPYYRQDGEVVWTHLTVSLIRDDDGAPVYQVAMLEDISDRYRLQERLRHQATHDPLTGLPNRSAFFDRLEALFEAPEPGARFGLCYVDLDGFKVVNDSLGHEMGDQLLAAVALRLQAALRPLGHLVARLGGDEFVVLLEDCRGEQEAVAAAKTVLAALTKPVPIDGHRLAIGASVGVLERPVAATTPMAAVRAADLTLYRAKEEGRGRWTLFDPQRNARAVSRYAVSVRMPVALDRGEFFIDYQPLCLLADGSLSAVEALVRWRHPQLGVLGPDEFIGTAEETGLIMPLGRWVLEQACGQAADWARRFGDRAPQVNVNLAVRQVRNAGLVSDIDRILRDTGLEPRRLQLEITESAVVGPKDESLRALHSLVDMGVSLAVDDFGTGWSNLAYLRDLPVSGLKIAGSFVSDLKDSGREQVLGWRIVGGLVSLAHTLGLSVTAEGVENAEHAERLRSMGCDRAQGWHFGRPMRPEEIVRRIVEAE; translated from the coding sequence GTGAGCGCACCGCCGCCGGAGGGTGACAGAGGACCCGCTGCGGGCAGCACCGGCCCGGAGCAGTGGGGGCTTGATCCGGAGCAGTGGTCGCTGCTGCTGAACAGCAGCCAGGGCGCGGCGATGCACCCGGGCGCGCTGAGCCGGCTGGTGGACCGGGTGATCGAGCTGCTGCGGTGCGCCCAGCGCGCCGAGCCGCTGGACACCGGCGCGGCCGCCGAGGCGGGCGCGCTGCTGGTCGAGTCGCACTTCACCGACCCCGAGCTGCTGTCCAAGGCGATCGTGCTGCTGGCCGACGGCCAGGCCCACCGGCGTGGCGCCGAACTCTGCGGGGCCTTCGCGGCCGGCTGGGCCGCCGCCCTGCGCGAGCGCACCCTGCAGGAGCAGGAGGCGATCCGGCTGGCCGCCGACACCGCCCGCCGGGAGGCCGAGCGGGCGCTGCGCGAGTCGGAGGCCCGGTTCCGGGCGCTGTTCGAGAGCGCGGCGATCGGCATCGGCATAGGGGACGTCGAGGGCAACATCCTGGCGGTCAACAAGGCGCTGCAGAACATCTTCGGCGCCCGCCCCGAGGACATGCAGGGCCGGCGGGTCAACGACCTGGTCCATCCGGAGGACACCCCGGGGGTCTGGGAGGCCTACGAGGAGCTGGTCAGCGGCAAGATCGAGCACTTCTCCATCGACAAGCCGTACTACCGCCAGGACGGCGAGGTGGTCTGGACCCATCTGACCGTCTCGCTGATCCGCGACGACGACGGCGCCCCGGTCTACCAGGTGGCGATGCTGGAGGACATCAGCGACCGCTACCGCCTGCAGGAGCGGCTGCGTCACCAGGCCACCCACGATCCGCTGACCGGCCTGCCCAACCGCTCGGCCTTCTTCGATCGGCTGGAGGCGCTCTTCGAGGCGCCCGAGCCCGGGGCCAGGTTCGGCCTGTGCTACGTCGACCTGGACGGCTTCAAGGTGGTCAACGACAGCCTGGGCCACGAGATGGGCGACCAGCTGCTCGCGGCGGTGGCGCTGCGCCTCCAGGCCGCGCTGCGCCCGCTGGGCCACCTGGTGGCACGCCTGGGCGGCGACGAGTTCGTGGTGCTGCTGGAGGACTGCCGGGGGGAGCAGGAGGCCGTGGCCGCCGCCAAGACGGTGCTGGCCGCGCTCACCAAGCCGGTGCCGATCGACGGGCACCGGCTGGCGATCGGTGCCAGCGTCGGCGTGCTGGAGCGCCCGGTGGCGGCCACCACGCCGATGGCCGCGGTGCGGGCCGCCGACCTGACCCTGTACCGGGCCAAGGAGGAGGGCCGCGGTCGCTGGACGCTCTTCGACCCGCAGCGCAACGCCCGCGCGGTGAGCCGTTACGCGGTCTCGGTGCGGATGCCGGTCGCGCTCGACCGCGGCGAGTTCTTCATCGACTACCAGCCGCTGTGCCTGCTGGCCGACGGCTCGCTCTCGGCGGTCGAGGCGCTGGTGCGCTGGCGCCACCCGCAGTTGGGCGTGCTCGGCCCCGACGAGTTCATCGGCACCGCCGAGGAGACCGGCCTGATCATGCCGCTGGGTCGCTGGGTGCTGGAGCAGGCCTGCGGCCAGGCGGCGGACTGGGCCCGGCGGTTCGGCGACCGGGCGCCGCAGGTCAACGTCAACCTGGCGGTGCGACAGGTGCGCAACGCCGGGCTGGTCTCGGACATCGACCGGATCCTGCGGGACACGGGCCTGGAGCCCAGGCGGCTCCAACTGGAGATCACCGAGAGCGCGGTGGTCGGCCCCAAGGACGAGTCGCTGCGGGCGCTGCACTCGCTGGTGGACATGGGCGTCTCGCTGGCCGTGGACGACTTCGGCACCGGGTGGTCCAACCTCGCCTACCTGCGCGACCTGCCGGTCTCCGGGCTGAAGATCGCCGGCTCCTTCGTCAGCGACCTCAAGGACTCCGGGCGCGAGCAGGTGCTGGGCTGGCGGATCGTGGGTGGGCTGGTCTCGCTGGCCCACACGCTCGGGCTCTCGGTCACGGCCGAGGGCGTGGAGAACGCCGAGCACGCGGAGCGGCTGCGCTCGATGGGCTGCGACCGGGCGCAGGGCTGGCACTTCGGGCGGCCGATGCGGCCCGAGGAGATCGTGCGGCGGATCGTCGAGGCGGAGTGA
- a CDS encoding SDR family oxidoreductase, with protein sequence MTLSFKGQVAVVTGASRGIGLAIAHELVAHGARVCITARNPEPLAEAVKELGGPEHAIAVAGKTDDPAHQQAAVEQVLATFGRLDLLVNNTGINPVFGPMLDTDPLAAAKILAVNVLAPLAWTKLAHQAWMGEHGGAVVNVSSIAGLRTSPGIGVYGVSKAALSRLTMELAGELGPNIRVNAVAPAVVKTRFAEALYNGREEEAAAPYPLKRLGVPRDVAGAVAFLLSEEAGWITGQTLVLDGGVTLGGGL encoded by the coding sequence ATGACGCTTTCGTTCAAGGGACAGGTGGCCGTGGTCACCGGTGCGAGCCGGGGCATCGGCCTGGCGATCGCTCACGAGCTCGTCGCCCACGGGGCCCGGGTCTGCATCACCGCCCGCAACCCCGAGCCGCTCGCCGAGGCGGTGAAGGAGCTCGGCGGCCCCGAGCACGCGATCGCCGTGGCCGGCAAGACGGACGACCCCGCCCACCAGCAGGCGGCGGTCGAGCAGGTGCTGGCGACCTTCGGGCGGCTCGACCTGCTGGTCAACAACACCGGGATCAACCCGGTCTTCGGCCCGATGCTGGACACCGACCCGCTGGCCGCCGCCAAGATCCTGGCCGTCAACGTGCTCGCGCCGCTCGCCTGGACCAAGCTCGCCCACCAGGCCTGGATGGGCGAGCACGGCGGCGCGGTGGTCAACGTCTCCTCCATCGCGGGCCTGCGCACCTCGCCGGGCATCGGCGTGTACGGGGTCAGCAAGGCGGCGCTCTCCCGGCTCACCATGGAGCTGGCCGGTGAGCTCGGCCCGAACATCCGGGTCAACGCGGTGGCCCCCGCCGTGGTCAAGACCCGCTTCGCCGAGGCGCTCTACAACGGACGCGAGGAGGAGGCGGCCGCGCCCTACCCGCTCAAGCGGCTGGGCGTGCCGCGGGACGTGGCGGGCGCGGTGGCCTTCCTGCTCTCCGAGGAGGCGGGCTGGATCACCGGCCAGACCCTGGTGCTGGACGGCGGCGTGACGCTGGGTGGCGGGCTGTGA
- a CDS encoding TetR/AcrR family transcriptional regulator: MTTAQHLAEQWPGERPEAARRLLLAAVDSFSSRGFHATTTRDIATAAGMSPAALYIHYPSKAALLAEISRHGHATTLALVEQAVAGEGDPRARMRELVEQFTAWHARGHTVGRIVNYELRALPEADFAEVAELRRRIEEAVKQLIEEGVAADLFSVAETRTAARAVTSLGIDVARWYNERSSESPEQLGSRYGDLVLRMLGAQVD; encoded by the coding sequence ATGACCACCGCGCAGCATCTGGCCGAGCAGTGGCCCGGGGAGCGCCCCGAGGCCGCGCGCCGCCTGCTGCTCGCCGCCGTCGACTCCTTCTCCTCCCGCGGCTTCCACGCCACCACCACCCGCGACATCGCCACCGCCGCCGGCATGAGCCCCGCGGCGCTCTACATCCACTACCCCTCCAAGGCCGCGCTGCTCGCCGAGATCAGCCGCCACGGACACGCCACCACCCTGGCCCTGGTCGAGCAGGCGGTGGCGGGCGAGGGGGATCCACGGGCCCGGATGCGCGAGCTGGTCGAGCAGTTCACCGCCTGGCACGCGCGCGGCCACACGGTGGGCCGGATCGTCAACTACGAGCTGCGCGCACTGCCGGAGGCGGACTTCGCCGAGGTCGCGGAGCTGCGCCGGCGGATCGAGGAGGCGGTCAAGCAGCTGATCGAGGAGGGGGTGGCGGCCGACCTGTTCAGCGTGGCGGAGACCCGCACCGCGGCCCGCGCCGTCACCTCGCTCGGCATCGACGTCGCCCGCTGGTACAACGAACGCAGCAGCGAGAGCCCCGAACAGCTCGGCTCTCGCTACGGCGATCTGGTCCTGCGGATGTTGGGCGCCCAGGTTGACTGA
- a CDS encoding SAM-dependent methyltransferase, with the protein MRRPPWVPEDMDLDRPAAARVYDYYLGGSHNFAADREMARKAITMWPDLPLIMRANRAFLRRSVTFLAERGFTRFLDIGSGIPTFGAVHEVAREIQPTSRVVYVDKDPVAVAHSRLLLQDDPLSTVVDADLTDPADLLARPEVAELLGAGEPVALLLVAVLHFVTDDQDPESILRTLRAALPPGSALAICHASLEGAQDQAATHQDLYNRTPTPLTMRSLDRITGFFDGFELFDPGVVYLPQWHPDEPTAVGEHPERMVGLAGVGLLK; encoded by the coding sequence ATGCGGCGACCACCGTGGGTGCCCGAGGACATGGATCTGGACCGACCGGCCGCGGCCCGTGTCTACGACTACTACTTGGGCGGCTCGCACAACTTCGCGGCGGACCGGGAGATGGCCCGCAAGGCGATCACCATGTGGCCGGACCTGCCGCTGATCATGCGCGCCAACCGGGCCTTCCTGCGCCGCTCCGTCACGTTTCTGGCCGAGCGCGGCTTCACCCGTTTCCTGGACATCGGCTCCGGCATCCCGACCTTCGGCGCGGTGCACGAGGTGGCCCGGGAGATCCAGCCGACCAGCCGGGTGGTCTACGTCGACAAGGACCCGGTCGCCGTCGCGCACAGCCGCCTGCTGCTCCAGGACGACCCGCTGAGCACCGTGGTCGACGCCGACCTGACCGATCCCGCGGACCTGCTCGCGCGCCCCGAGGTGGCCGAACTGCTCGGCGCGGGCGAGCCGGTGGCGTTGCTGCTGGTGGCGGTGCTGCACTTCGTCACCGACGACCAGGACCCCGAGTCGATCCTGCGCACGCTGCGCGCCGCGCTGCCGCCGGGCAGCGCGCTGGCCATCTGCCACGCCTCGCTGGAGGGCGCGCAGGACCAGGCGGCCACCCACCAGGACCTGTACAACCGCACGCCCACCCCGCTGACCATGCGCTCGCTCGACCGGATCACCGGCTTCTTCGACGGCTTCGAGCTGTTCGACCCCGGCGTGGTCTACCTGCCGCAGTGGCACCCGGACGAGCCGACCGCGGTCGGCGAGCACCCGGAGCGGATGGTCGGCCTGGCCGGTGTGGGGCTCTTGAAGTGA
- a CDS encoding S1 family peptidase, translated as MHKPLAAVAVAALLAGASALAGAVPAQAAAPAGAAAPIKAAAPAKAVGHDATVNFAGTVALDDCSGSVVRLPNSQSTDPALVLTNGHCLETGMPGPGEVIVNQPSSRSFTLLDASGNGIGTLTASKVVYSTMTNTDVTLYQLPNSYADIQQQYGISPLTISPDHPVAGSSIEVVSGYWQATYSCSIDGFVHQLREGDWTWQDSVRYTSTCNTIGGTSGSPVIDTSTGLLVAVNNTGNENGETCTVDNPCEVDQNGNVTVHQGTNYAEETYLLDSCFDPGNQLDLNLPGCTLPQPQ; from the coding sequence ATCCACAAACCCCTGGCCGCCGTTGCCGTCGCCGCCCTGCTCGCCGGTGCGAGCGCGCTGGCCGGCGCCGTCCCCGCCCAGGCCGCCGCTCCCGCCGGGGCAGCCGCCCCCATCAAGGCCGCTGCCCCCGCCAAGGCCGTCGGCCACGACGCCACCGTCAACTTCGCCGGCACCGTCGCCCTGGACGACTGCTCCGGTTCGGTGGTGCGCCTGCCGAACTCCCAGTCCACCGACCCCGCGCTGGTGCTCACCAACGGCCACTGCCTGGAGACCGGCATGCCGGGCCCCGGCGAGGTGATCGTCAACCAGCCGTCCAGCCGCAGCTTCACGCTGCTGGACGCCTCGGGCAACGGCATCGGCACGCTGACCGCCAGCAAGGTCGTCTACTCCACCATGACCAACACGGATGTGACGCTCTATCAGCTACCGAACAGCTACGCCGACATCCAGCAGCAGTACGGCATCAGCCCGTTGACGATATCCCCGGACCACCCGGTGGCCGGCAGCTCGATCGAAGTGGTCTCCGGCTACTGGCAGGCCACCTACTCCTGCTCGATCGACGGCTTCGTCCACCAGCTCCGCGAGGGCGACTGGACCTGGCAGGACTCGGTCCGCTACACCTCCACCTGCAACACCATCGGCGGCACCTCGGGCTCGCCGGTGATCGACACCAGTACCGGCCTGTTGGTCGCGGTCAACAACACCGGCAACGAGAACGGTGAGACCTGCACCGTGGACAACCCCTGCGAGGTGGACCAGAACGGCAATGTGACGGTCCATCAGGGAACGAACTACGCCGAGGAGACCTACCTGTTGGACTCCTGCTTCGACCCCGGCAACCAGCTCGACCTCAACCTGCCGGGCTGCACGCTGCCGCAGCCGCAGTAG